One genomic window of Punica granatum isolate Tunisia-2019 chromosome 1, ASM765513v2, whole genome shotgun sequence includes the following:
- the LOC116187187 gene encoding uncharacterized protein LOC116187187, translating to MAAAEARAVWQRTVNRCFVQEDAKRAPKLACCQSSSSGSKQVDAGPAAPEDGGDHPVSGFMSFNRKPSFCNLPSDTRWWLQLQPSYVFLKGLPGEQFNASEAEVEGLKSGSESWRSNSDEVTFVKQDDLMDADGSKTVEALLELSNEHLSSSMSKGTDERQLDASTLSSDGIKGMKTSDIMSSYEFVELDNFGSSVSKQHNDLGFDAYSPWIGNGKSEPWWRMSDREELASLVARKSLDHVENCDLPPPQKVHVTRHPYSRIRCLEPQSELQPSINRSSQPQPIVSSTQKMACPDFGQNFGMKWGSADEGHFTYGSDKSSSKTGYSTAEEDMKAVAGEGGEPDPSKAQLLEALCHSQTRAREAENAVKRANAEKEHIIKLFFKQASQLFAYKQWFQLLQLESIHLQIKNGDDEPSVSAFFPEVRPRTAYKGKKLRRNWQKVAKGKSGKRGETRVDVTKYAVAIALGFGLVGAGLLLGWTVGWMLPRF from the exons ATGGCAGCAGCAGAAGCCAGGGCCGTGTGGCAGAGAACAGTGAACCGATGCTTCGTGCAAGAGGATGCCAAGAGAGCCCCAAAGCTTGCTTGCTGCCAGTCATCCTCTTCCGGGTCCAAACAGGTAGATGCTGGACCCGCTGCACCTGAAGATGGGGGAGATCATCCTGTTTCAGGCTTTATGTCTTTCAATCGTAAGCCTTCGTTTTGCAATCTACCATCCGATACCAGGTGGTGGCTTCAGCTCCAACCTAGCTATGTTTTCCTAAAGGGGTTGCCTGGTGAACAGTTTAATGCTTCGGAAGCTGAGGTGGAAGGCTTGAAATCTGGTTCTGAAAGCTGGAGAAGTAACTCTGATGAGGTGACATTTGTCAAACAGGACGATCTTATGGATGCTGATGGTTCAAAGACTGTTGAGGCTTTACTTGAATTAAGTAATGAGCATCTTTCCTCCAGTATGAGTAAAGGAACTGATGAGAGGCAGCTAGATGCGAGTACCTTGAGCAGTGATGGTATCAAGGGAATGAAAACCAGTGATATAATGAGCAGCTACGAGTTTGTGGAGTTAGATAATTTTGGTTCATCTGTTTCTAAGCAACATAACGACCTTGGGTTTGATGCATATTCCCCATGGATCGGAAATGGGAAGAGCGAGCCATGGTGGCGCATGAGCGACAGGGAAGAATTAGCCTCCTTGGTTGCCAGGAAATCGCTCGACCATGTTGAGAACTGTGATTTGCCCCCACCTCAGAAGGTGCATGTCACTAGGCACCCTTATTCACGTATCAGATGCCTGGAGCCCCAAAGTGAATTGCAACCCTCTATAAATAGGAGCTCCCAACCCCAGCCTATCGTAAGCTCAACTCAGAAGATGGCCTGTCCTGATTTCGGCCAAAATTTTGGGATGAAGTGGGGTTCCGCTGATGAAGGGCATTTTACGTACGGTTCGGACAAATCATCCAG CAAAACCGGCTACAGCACGGCTGAAGAGGACATGAAGGCAGTGGCTGGTGAGGGTGGTGAGCCGGATCCTAGCAAGGCTCAGCTGCTGGAAGCTCTGTGTCATTCCCAGACCCGAGCAAGGGAAGCTGAGAATGCTGTGAAGAGAGCCAACGCCGAGAAGGAGCACATCATCAAGCTGTTCTTCAAGCAAGCATCTCAGCTCTTTGCATACAAGCAGTGGTTCCAGCTCCTGCAGCTGGAGTCCATCCACTTGCAGATCAAGAACGGAGACGATGAGCCCTCGGTCTCTGCCTTCTTCCCCGAGGTCCGTCCTCGGACAGCCTATAAAGGTAAGAAGCTGCGCAGGAACTGGCAGAAAGTTGCCAAGGGCAAAAGTGGTAAGCGTGGGGAGACGAGAGTCGATGTGACTAAGTATGCGGTGGCGATCGCACTCGGTTTTGGTCTCGTAGGCGCTGGGTTGCTCTTAGGATGGACGGTGGGATGGATGTTACCGCGGTTCTAG